From one Paenibacillus sp. FSL K6-1330 genomic stretch:
- a CDS encoding RidA family protein — protein sequence MEIVNPKTLTDKVTSVISHVVVTTASKLAFISGQVSVDETGALVGSGDYYAQAIQVFTNLKYALEAARADPLYIAKMNIFVVNHNPELISIIFDAGFHVFGPNWPKTASTYIGVQALADPEWLIEIDAIVIFP from the coding sequence ATGGAAATCGTGAATCCGAAGACATTGACGGATAAGGTTACATCTGTAATTTCTCATGTCGTGGTAACTACTGCCTCTAAACTGGCCTTCATTTCAGGTCAGGTTTCTGTAGATGAAACGGGAGCATTGGTCGGTTCAGGGGACTATTACGCGCAAGCAATTCAAGTGTTTACCAATCTTAAGTATGCATTGGAAGCCGCGCGGGCGGATCCATTGTACATTGCAAAAATGAATATTTTTGTGGTAAACCACAACCCGGAACTGATTTCGATTATTTTTGACGCCGGATTTCATGTGTTTGGCCCTAACTGGCCGAAGACAGCAAGTACCTATATAGGCGTTCAAGCACTAGCCGATCCTGAATGGCTTATCGAAATAGACGCTATCGTGATCTTCCCATAA
- a CDS encoding monooxygenase — protein sequence MKYEVILIGGGPVGMMLAGELALAGVKVCVIERLKETTPYSRALTVHPRTLEILDMRGVKSKLISKGRLLSRGHFAGLETPLDFSMLDSSSNHTLFLPQSETEQVLEEWALSLGAEVWREVEALSVHQDEDGVDVKIAGPHGETTLKSAYVVGTDGARSLVRKHANISFEGTDATFTAILGDAVLSDLAPMSVISRITEKGLVSIMPINDHIYRVLMIDMERRNISKDETVTLEEFRSSLIRTTGSDLGLNDVKWMSRFGNATRQAGRYRNVRLFLAGDSAHIHFPAGGQGMNVGLQEAMNLGWKLAGAIKGWAPDWLLDSYHAERFPWNTALLRNTEVQTLLLDVTPPITELRSMLADLIQIPEANYQIAAQISAMDVHYAPDAEAPPHPLNGKRFKDLSLKLKDGQLVNSYPLLHKGTFLLLHFHSNEQNSGQWETYSHLQVVHASLAEADADWNDVHTALIRPDGHIAWAIPLSDPNPMQTINEGITRWCGNITD from the coding sequence ATGAAATATGAAGTCATCCTTATCGGTGGCGGACCTGTCGGCATGATGTTGGCTGGAGAATTGGCATTAGCCGGTGTAAAGGTCTGCGTTATTGAGCGATTAAAAGAGACAACTCCATATTCACGTGCGCTTACCGTACATCCACGAACCCTTGAAATATTAGATATGCGTGGAGTGAAATCGAAATTAATCAGTAAAGGCCGCTTACTTTCAAGAGGGCATTTTGCCGGATTAGAAACTCCTTTGGATTTTTCGATGTTGGATTCTTCTTCCAATCACACCCTCTTTTTACCGCAAAGTGAGACGGAGCAGGTGTTGGAGGAATGGGCGCTTAGCCTTGGCGCAGAGGTCTGGAGAGAGGTTGAGGCTCTATCTGTGCATCAGGATGAGGATGGGGTTGACGTTAAGATCGCGGGACCTCATGGAGAAACAACGTTAAAATCTGCTTATGTGGTAGGTACGGATGGAGCTAGAAGTTTGGTTCGCAAACATGCAAATATATCATTCGAAGGTACAGATGCGACCTTCACGGCTATTCTGGGCGATGCCGTTCTATCTGATTTAGCTCCTATGAGTGTCATATCCCGGATTACAGAAAAAGGATTGGTCAGCATCATGCCAATCAATGATCATATCTATCGAGTCTTGATGATCGATATGGAGAGACGTAACATCTCTAAGGATGAGACCGTTACATTGGAAGAGTTTCGTTCATCGCTCATCCGTACGACCGGAAGCGACTTGGGATTGAACGATGTGAAATGGATGTCCCGTTTCGGAAATGCTACGCGGCAAGCGGGACGCTATCGGAATGTTCGATTGTTCTTGGCGGGAGATTCGGCGCACATTCATTTTCCCGCTGGTGGACAGGGAATGAACGTCGGCTTACAAGAAGCGATGAACTTAGGCTGGAAGCTTGCAGGAGCAATCAAAGGCTGGGCCCCGGACTGGCTATTGGACAGTTATCATGCCGAACGTTTTCCATGGAATACGGCCTTGCTCCGGAATACCGAGGTCCAAACCCTGCTTCTGGACGTGACTCCTCCTATCACGGAACTGCGAAGCATGCTGGCTGATCTGATTCAAATACCGGAGGCTAATTATCAAATCGCTGCACAAATTTCCGCAATGGATGTACATTATGCACCCGACGCCGAAGCGCCTCCCCATCCTTTAAACGGGAAACGGTTCAAGGATCTCAGCTTAAAGCTGAAAGACGGGCAATTGGTGAACTCCTATCCGCTCCTGCACAAAGGTACTTTTCTTCTGTTGCATTTCCATTCTAATGAACAGAATAGCGGCCAATGGGAAACGTATAGCCATCTTCAAGTTGTACATGCCTCTTTGGCTGAGGCTGACGCGGATTGGAACGACGTCCACACGGCGCTTATTCGGCCGGATGGACATATTGCCTGGGCGATTCCACTATCCGATCCGAATCCAATGCAAACCATAAATGAAGGAATCACTCGCTGGTGCGGAAACATTACGGATTAG